One Brevibacterium spongiae DNA segment encodes these proteins:
- a CDS encoding SufS family cysteine desulfurase, with protein sequence MFSRLRGDFPILDVRVGESPLSYLDSGATSQKPQCVIDTFVEYYGQRNAAVHRGAHSLAVEATDVFENGRIAVADFVGGTPEQVCWTKNATEALNIVAMGFDRASRGFGGEDAQRFALGPDDSIVITEMEHHANLVPWQQLAASTGAQLRWLPVTDAGELDLSELDTIVDETTKVLAFTHVSNVLGTINPVNRLVDRARAVGALVVLDACQSVPHMPVDFPTLDVDFAAFSAHKALGPTGLGVLWGKSELLNTLPPVLTGGSMITTVTMESAEFMPAPQRFEAGTQPVAEVAAFATAIGYLAEVGLENVFEHEKELGRLLLDGVATIPGIRVLGDAAERIGTVAFDVDGVHAHDVGQYLDSQGVAVRVGHHCAQPLHRRFGVTASTRASTYLYNNVEDCERFLTALAEVRPFFGVD encoded by the coding sequence ATGTTCTCACGTCTGAGGGGCGACTTCCCGATCCTCGATGTGAGGGTCGGGGAGTCGCCGCTGTCGTATCTCGACTCGGGGGCGACATCGCAGAAGCCGCAATGCGTCATCGACACCTTCGTGGAGTACTACGGACAGCGCAACGCCGCCGTTCATCGGGGTGCGCACTCCCTGGCCGTCGAAGCCACGGACGTGTTCGAGAACGGACGCATCGCCGTCGCGGACTTCGTCGGCGGGACACCGGAACAGGTGTGCTGGACGAAGAACGCCACCGAGGCACTCAACATCGTCGCCATGGGCTTCGACCGGGCCAGCCGCGGCTTCGGGGGAGAGGACGCGCAGCGCTTCGCCCTCGGACCCGACGACTCGATCGTCATCACGGAGATGGAGCATCACGCGAATCTCGTGCCGTGGCAGCAGCTTGCCGCATCGACCGGAGCACAGCTGCGCTGGCTGCCGGTGACCGACGCCGGTGAGCTCGACCTGTCCGAGCTGGACACGATCGTCGATGAGACGACTAAGGTGCTCGCCTTCACACACGTGTCCAACGTGCTCGGCACGATCAACCCGGTCAACCGCCTCGTCGATCGGGCTCGCGCCGTCGGCGCCTTGGTCGTCCTCGACGCCTGCCAGTCCGTCCCGCACATGCCCGTGGACTTCCCGACCCTCGACGTCGACTTCGCGGCCTTCTCCGCTCATAAGGCGCTCGGTCCCACCGGACTCGGAGTGCTGTGGGGGAAGTCCGAACTGCTGAACACGCTGCCGCCGGTGCTCACCGGAGGGTCCATGATCACCACGGTGACCATGGAGTCCGCGGAGTTCATGCCCGCCCCGCAACGTTTCGAAGCCGGCACCCAGCCGGTCGCCGAGGTCGCGGCGTTCGCGACTGCGATCGGCTACCTCGCCGAGGTGGGGCTGGAGAACGTCTTCGAACATGAGAAGGAGCTCGGTCGGCTCCTGCTCGACGGAGTCGCGACGATCCCCGGCATCCGGGTGCTCGGAGACGCCGCAGAGCGGATCGGAACCGTGGCGTTCGACGTCGACGGCGTCCACGCCCACGACGTCGGACAGTATCTCGACTCCCAAGGCGTGGCCGTGCGCGTGGGCCATCACTGCGCGCAGCCGCTGCACCG
- the sufC gene encoding Fe-S cluster assembly ATPase SufC produces the protein MSTLKIEDLHVGVNTDTGLKPILNGINLVIDSNETHAIMGPNGSGKSTLAYALAGHPKYEVTSGSVTLDGEDVLDMSVDERAKAGLFLAMQYPVEVPGVTVTNFLRSAKTAIDGEAPKLRNWTKDLKQAMEDLRVDPAFASRNVNEGFSGGEKKRHEILQLEMLKPKFAVLDETDSGLDVDALRIVSEGVNRVKDATDVGVMLITHYTRILNYIKPDHVHVIINGKVAEEGGPELAERLENEGYDRFFTAGV, from the coding sequence ATGTCCACTCTCAAGATCGAAGACCTGCACGTCGGTGTCAACACCGACACCGGACTCAAGCCCATCCTCAACGGCATCAACCTCGTCATCGACTCGAACGAGACGCACGCCATCATGGGCCCCAACGGCTCCGGCAAGTCGACCTTGGCCTACGCCCTGGCCGGCCACCCGAAGTACGAAGTGACCTCCGGTTCGGTCACCCTCGACGGTGAAGACGTGCTCGACATGTCCGTCGACGAGCGCGCCAAGGCCGGTCTGTTCCTGGCCATGCAGTACCCCGTCGAGGTCCCCGGCGTGACAGTGACGAACTTCCTCCGTTCGGCCAAGACCGCCATCGACGGTGAGGCTCCGAAGCTCCGCAACTGGACGAAGGACCTCAAGCAGGCCATGGAGGACCTGCGCGTGGATCCTGCATTCGCCTCGCGCAACGTCAACGAAGGCTTCTCCGGCGGCGAGAAGAAGCGTCACGAGATCCTCCAGCTCGAGATGCTCAAGCCGAAGTTCGCCGTCCTCGACGAGACCGACTCCGGCCTCGACGTCGACGCGCTGCGCATCGTCTCCGAGGGCGTCAACCGCGTCAAGGACGCCACCGACGTCGGCGTCATGCTCATCACCCACTACACCCGCATCCTCAACTACATCAAGCCCGATCACGTCCACGTGATCATCAACGGCAAGGTCGCAGAGGAAGGCGGACCGGAGCTGGCCGAACGCCTCGAGAACGAAGGCTACGACCGCTTCTTCACCGCCGGCGTCTGA
- a CDS encoding non-heme iron oxygenase ferredoxin subunit, whose amino-acid sequence MTMIDVAATDEVEPGGTMRIEIDEFEICLARDSDGTIHAVDDLCTHGEVSLAEGEVEGCTIECWLHGSQFDLATGKPVNPPAFEPVAVYDCKEIAGRILVDPNTTLN is encoded by the coding sequence GTGACCATGATCGACGTGGCCGCCACCGATGAGGTGGAGCCCGGCGGGACGATGCGCATCGAGATCGACGAGTTCGAGATCTGCCTCGCTCGCGATTCCGACGGCACGATCCACGCCGTCGACGACCTGTGCACCCACGGCGAGGTCTCACTCGCCGAGGGGGAGGTCGAAGGCTGCACCATCGAGTGCTGGCTGCACGGTTCCCAGTTCGATCTCGCAACGGGCAAGCCGGTGAACCCGCCGGCCTTCGAACCCGTCGCGGTCTATGACTGCAAAGAGATCGCCGGGCGCATCCTCGTCGACCCGAACACCACTCTCAACTGA
- the sufD gene encoding Fe-S cluster assembly protein SufD — protein MTDTTNPLGLSEHSHGSDVQVPDSKRDTRTRSFDVADFPVPTGREEEWRFSPVRKISDFFADAATEAKLKIDADLPAGISVEEISLESAQELGILEPEDRAAVVAANRASAVTHYSIPADTELERAAIIHADGTGDTLGHGHVVVSVGANSKATIVVEHEGLARYSELVSLVVGDGADVTFVSLQLWDDGTQHLAQHDAIVGKDAKLKHIHITLGGDIVRLNTNVRYSAAGGDAELLGLYFADAGQHLEHRTYIDHNTPKAKSNVHYKGALQGKDARSVWIGDVLIRPEALDIDTYELNRNLILTDGARADSVPNLEIETGDIAGAGHASSTGRFDEEHLFYLMSRGIPEEVARRLVVRGFFNEVIQKIQVPEIEDVLNERIEEELSRSVL, from the coding sequence GTGACTGATACCACCAATCCGCTTGGCCTCTCGGAGCACTCGCACGGTTCCGACGTCCAGGTGCCCGATTCGAAGCGGGACACCCGCACCCGAAGCTTCGATGTCGCCGACTTCCCGGTGCCCACCGGACGGGAAGAGGAGTGGCGCTTCTCGCCCGTGCGCAAGATCAGCGACTTCTTCGCCGATGCTGCCACCGAGGCGAAGCTGAAGATCGACGCGGACCTGCCCGCCGGAATCTCCGTCGAGGAGATCTCGCTCGAATCCGCCCAGGAACTGGGCATCCTCGAGCCGGAGGACCGTGCTGCCGTCGTCGCTGCCAACCGCGCATCGGCCGTGACGCACTACTCGATCCCTGCCGACACCGAACTCGAGCGGGCCGCGATCATCCATGCCGACGGCACCGGTGACACGCTGGGCCACGGCCATGTGGTCGTGTCCGTCGGGGCGAACTCGAAGGCGACCATCGTCGTCGAACACGAGGGACTCGCTCGGTACTCCGAGCTCGTCTCCCTCGTCGTCGGAGACGGCGCCGACGTCACCTTCGTCTCGCTGCAGCTGTGGGACGACGGCACTCAGCACCTCGCCCAGCACGATGCGATCGTGGGCAAGGACGCGAAGCTCAAGCACATCCACATCACCCTCGGCGGTGACATCGTGCGTCTGAACACGAATGTGCGCTACTCCGCGGCCGGGGGAGACGCCGAGCTGCTCGGACTCTACTTCGCCGATGCCGGTCAGCACCTCGAGCACCGCACGTACATCGACCACAACACGCCGAAGGCCAAGTCGAACGTCCACTACAAGGGCGCACTTCAGGGCAAGGACGCGCGCAGCGTCTGGATCGGCGATGTGCTCATCCGTCCCGAGGCGCTCGACATCGACACGTACGAGCTCAACCGGAACCTCATCCTCACCGATGGGGCCCGCGCGGACTCCGTGCCGAACCTCGAGATCGAGACCGGTGACATCGCCGGAGCCGGCCACGCATCCTCGACCGGCCGCTTCGATGAGGAGCACCTGTTCTACCTCATGAGCCGCGGCATCCCCGAGGAGGTCGCCCGCCGGCTCGTGGTGCGCGGATTCTTCAACGAAGTGATCCAGAAGATCCAGGTGCCCGAGATCGAAGACGTGCTCAACGAACGCATCGAGGAAGAGCTGTCCCGGAGCGTTCTGTGA
- the sufB gene encoding Fe-S cluster assembly protein SufB yields the protein MTDTGNRIIDANPELKDLGQYAYGWHDENDAGATAVRGLSEDVVRNISKLKDEPEWMLKRRLKALRLFDKKPMPNWGADLTGIDFADIKYFVRSTEGQATSWEDLPEDIRNTYDRLGIPEAEKQRLVAGVAAQYESEVVYHQINEELEAQGVIFMDTDTGLREHPEIFEEYFGSIIPSGDNKFAALNTAVWSGGSFVYVPKGVHVEIPLQAYFRINTENMGQFERTLIIADEGSSVHYVEGCTAPIYKTDSLHSAVVEIIAKKDAKVRYTTIQNWSNNVYNLVTKRAIAEEGASMEWVDGNIGSKVTMKYPAIWLTGEHARGETLSVAFAGEGQHQDTGAKMVHAAPHTHSSIVSKSVARGGGRAGYRGLVHVHPGAEGSSNNVLCDALLVDNVSRSDTYPYIDIREDDVTLGHEATVSKVSEDQLFYLMSRGMEETEAMAMIVRGFVEPIARELPMEYALELNRLIELQMEGAVG from the coding sequence ATGACTGACACAGGCAATCGGATCATCGATGCGAATCCCGAGCTCAAGGACCTCGGGCAGTACGCATACGGTTGGCACGACGAGAACGACGCCGGCGCGACCGCGGTCCGCGGACTCAGCGAAGACGTCGTGCGAAACATCTCGAAGCTCAAGGACGAACCCGAGTGGATGCTCAAGCGTCGGCTCAAGGCCCTGCGCCTGTTCGACAAGAAGCCGATGCCCAACTGGGGCGCCGACCTCACCGGAATCGACTTCGCCGACATCAAGTACTTCGTGCGCTCCACCGAGGGGCAGGCGACCTCCTGGGAGGACCTGCCCGAGGACATCCGCAACACCTATGACCGGCTCGGCATTCCCGAGGCGGAGAAGCAGCGCCTCGTCGCCGGTGTCGCCGCTCAGTACGAGTCCGAGGTCGTCTACCACCAGATCAACGAGGAGCTCGAGGCTCAGGGTGTCATCTTCATGGACACCGACACGGGTCTGCGCGAGCACCCGGAGATCTTCGAAGAGTACTTCGGCTCGATCATCCCCTCCGGTGACAACAAGTTCGCTGCACTGAACACCGCGGTCTGGTCCGGCGGTTCCTTCGTCTACGTCCCCAAGGGCGTTCACGTCGAGATCCCGTTGCAGGCCTACTTCCGGATCAACACGGAGAACATGGGTCAGTTCGAGCGCACCCTCATCATCGCCGACGAAGGATCCTCGGTCCACTACGTCGAGGGCTGCACCGCGCCGATCTACAAGACCGACTCCCTGCACTCGGCCGTCGTCGAGATCATCGCGAAGAAGGATGCGAAGGTCCGCTACACGACGATCCAGAACTGGTCGAACAACGTGTACAACCTGGTCACCAAGCGCGCCATCGCCGAAGAGGGCGCTTCCATGGAATGGGTCGACGGCAACATCGGCTCGAAGGTGACGATGAAGTACCCGGCCATTTGGCTCACCGGCGAGCATGCTCGCGGTGAGACGCTGTCGGTCGCCTTCGCCGGCGAGGGACAGCACCAGGACACCGGTGCGAAGATGGTCCACGCCGCTCCGCACACCCATTCGTCGATCGTGTCGAAGTCGGTGGCTCGAGGCGGCGGCCGTGCAGGCTACCGCGGACTCGTCCACGTCCACCCGGGCGCTGAGGGCTCGTCGAACAACGTCCTCTGCGACGCCCTGCTCGTCGACAACGTCTCCCGTTCGGACACGTACCCCTACATCGACATCCGCGAGGACGACGTCACGCTCGGCCACGAGGCCACAGTGTCGAAGGTGAGCGAGGACCAGCTCTTCTACCTCATGTCCCGCGGCATGGAGGAGACCGAGGCGATGGCGATGATCGTGCGCGGCTTCGTCGAGCCGATCGCGCGCGAGCTCCCGATGGAGTACGCCCTCGAACTCAACCGCCTCATCGAACTGCAGATGGAAGGCGCAGTGGGCTGA
- a CDS encoding helix-turn-helix transcriptional regulator has translation MAANDTEDRRTRQKVFQSVLDEGPITASSLAKALELTPAAIRRHLDALESEGLIEVRELAGKQAGRGRPARHYVVTTAGHDSVSHSYDELAVNILRFMEDRHGKPAVEDFTEDLVDRLRDRLGPELDKRGGTTVASRSRALAAALTREGYAASATPVAAGTPLEAMQLCQGHCPIQAVAAEFPEICEAELAMFSDYLGVDVRRLSSLAQGDHVCTTHIPTSELTRPLIHSNDRPQGGSR, from the coding sequence ATGGCTGCAAACGACACGGAGGATCGCCGAACCCGGCAGAAGGTCTTCCAGTCGGTGCTCGACGAAGGGCCGATCACCGCTTCATCTTTGGCCAAAGCCCTGGAACTGACCCCGGCGGCGATCCGTCGCCACCTGGACGCGCTGGAGAGCGAGGGCCTCATCGAGGTCCGCGAGCTCGCCGGCAAGCAGGCGGGACGGGGGCGTCCGGCACGACACTACGTGGTCACAACTGCCGGACACGACTCGGTCAGTCATTCCTATGACGAGCTCGCCGTGAATATCCTCCGCTTCATGGAGGATCGCCACGGCAAGCCCGCTGTAGAGGACTTCACCGAGGATCTCGTCGACCGTCTGCGGGACCGTCTCGGCCCCGAACTCGATAAGCGCGGCGGCACTACGGTGGCATCGCGCTCTCGGGCGCTGGCAGCTGCACTGACACGGGAAGGGTACGCCGCCTCGGCGACACCGGTTGCGGCCGGCACCCCTCTCGAGGCGATGCAGCTGTGCCAGGGGCACTGCCCGATCCAGGCCGTGGCCGCGGAGTTCCCCGAGATCTGCGAAGCAGAACTCGCGATGTTCTCCGACTACCTCGGCGTGGACGTCAGACGGCTGTCCTCGCTGGCTCAGGGCGACCATGTGTGCACCACCCACATTCCGACTTCGGAACTGACCAGACCACTCATCCACAGCAATGATCGACCTCAAGGAGGTTCACGATGA
- a CDS encoding ABC transporter ATP-binding protein, whose amino-acid sequence MSSSALTVRGLHYSYGAHRVVDGIDLTAESGSVLGVLGPNGAGKSTTISLAVGTRRPDAGTVEIFGHDPVRDHVTTSQLAGVMLQDGGLPMSSKPLQVLRHLASLYADPVPVQELAEPLGLGDFAGRTMRRLSGGQKQRVALAAALIGRPRLVFLDEPCAGLDPQAREVVHSFIRDLADRGVAVVLTTHDLAEAEELSDEVVVIDRGRIIAQGAPEELRNASAGSRTLSIDIAGPVPDRLLERIRAIAPASVQGSRVVVDGAPDSVQIAAICTAIAEADEQITDIGMHAQSLADVFFELTGRPLR is encoded by the coding sequence GTGTCATCTTCGGCCCTGACCGTCCGCGGTCTTCACTACTCCTACGGCGCTCACCGCGTCGTCGACGGCATCGACCTCACCGCGGAGTCCGGTTCCGTGCTCGGCGTCCTCGGGCCCAACGGCGCGGGCAAATCGACGACCATCTCCTTGGCCGTGGGCACACGCAGGCCCGATGCGGGCACTGTCGAGATCTTCGGCCATGATCCGGTCCGTGACCATGTCACGACTTCGCAGCTGGCAGGCGTCATGCTTCAGGACGGCGGGCTGCCGATGAGCTCGAAGCCTCTGCAGGTGCTGCGCCACCTCGCCTCTCTCTACGCAGACCCGGTGCCCGTGCAGGAGCTGGCCGAACCCCTGGGCCTGGGCGATTTCGCTGGACGCACCATGCGCAGGCTCTCCGGCGGTCAGAAGCAGCGAGTGGCCCTGGCCGCCGCGCTCATCGGCCGACCGCGTCTGGTCTTCCTCGACGAACCCTGCGCCGGCCTCGACCCGCAGGCCAGGGAGGTAGTCCACAGCTTCATCCGCGACCTCGCCGACCGTGGGGTTGCGGTGGTTCTGACCACCCACGATCTCGCCGAAGCCGAGGAGCTCTCCGACGAAGTCGTCGTCATCGACCGTGGCCGGATCATCGCCCAGGGCGCCCCGGAAGAGCTGCGCAATGCCTCCGCCGGTTCCCGCACGCTGAGCATCGACATCGCCGGCCCGGTTCCGGATCGTCTGCTCGAGCGGATCAGGGCCATCGCTCCCGCCTCGGTGCAGGGCTCTCGCGTCGTCGTGGACGGGGCACCCGACTCGGTGCAGATCGCGGCTATCTGCACCGCGATCGCCGAGGCGGATGAGCAGATCACCGACATCGGCATGCACGCGCAGTCGTTGGCCGATGTGTTCTTCGAGCTCACGGGGAGACCGCTGCGATGA
- a CDS encoding ABC transporter permease, producing the protein MRVKRIASQSKFETLSVLRNGEQLLLSLVFPLGLLIFLATTPLLRGLGIIDSAADPLTIAVPGALALSLASSAFTGQAIATAFDRRYGVLRQLATTPLGTNGLILGKLGAVIVVVVIQYALVFAVAFALGFRGPVDVLALILCTVFGTASLLSLGLLMAGTLRAEATLAVTNLIWVLMAGVGGLVVAHPGEWGTVVGYLPSGALGDAMRAAIGDGGTDIKAIIVLLVWGLVGTLAARRWFRFE; encoded by the coding sequence ATGAGGGTCAAGCGCATCGCCTCACAGTCGAAGTTCGAGACCCTGTCCGTTCTGCGCAACGGCGAACAGCTGCTGCTGTCGCTGGTGTTCCCGCTGGGACTGCTCATCTTCCTCGCGACGACTCCCCTGCTGCGCGGACTTGGCATCATCGACTCCGCAGCGGATCCGCTGACGATCGCCGTGCCCGGGGCCCTCGCGCTGAGCCTGGCCTCGAGCGCGTTCACGGGACAGGCCATCGCCACCGCCTTCGACCGTCGGTACGGGGTGCTCAGGCAGCTGGCCACGACCCCGCTGGGCACGAACGGGCTCATCCTCGGCAAGCTCGGCGCCGTCATCGTCGTCGTGGTCATCCAATACGCGCTCGTCTTCGCCGTGGCGTTCGCCCTCGGCTTCCGGGGACCCGTCGACGTCCTCGCGCTCATCCTGTGCACGGTCTTCGGCACCGCATCCCTGCTGTCGCTCGGGCTGCTCATGGCCGGCACCCTGCGCGCCGAGGCGACCCTGGCGGTGACGAACCTCATCTGGGTTCTCATGGCCGGCGTCGGTGGCCTCGTCGTCGCGCATCCGGGAGAATGGGGCACAGTCGTGGGCTATCTGCCCTCCGGTGCGCTCGGCGACGCCATGCGCGCAGCCATCGGAGACGGCGGCACCGATATCAAGGCAATCATCGTGCTCCTCGTGTGGGGGCTGGTGGGAACGCTTGCAGCGCGCAGGTGGTTCCGTTTCGAATGA
- a CDS encoding COX15/CtaA family protein, translating into MVTKKIRIAAWAMLIAQAGIILSGGIVRLTGSGLGCSDWPKCTPDSLVATREMGIHSYIEFGNRLLAVALAILGVCIALMLWKHRKKRPDLFWLNIGLLAIVPVQAVVGGITVWTKLNPWVVAGHFVPSAVAVGVAAYFVRRTYDTGVRLDTRAPSPLPTLGWIILGLTAIVVIFGVLTTGAGPHSGSTMSTRNNLDNIWITRAHGFPVWLLVIATVVGLVLAKRKAYPAMIAPLGVLLGVEIVQGIIGYVQYFLGVPEVLVALHMVGLSATIAASVAVLDSAYPRSTDAHSDRSLSVVS; encoded by the coding sequence GTGGTCACGAAGAAGATCCGCATCGCCGCGTGGGCGATGCTCATCGCCCAGGCCGGGATCATCCTGAGCGGCGGCATCGTCCGTCTCACCGGATCGGGTCTCGGCTGTTCCGATTGGCCCAAGTGCACGCCCGATTCGCTGGTCGCCACACGTGAGATGGGCATCCACAGCTATATCGAATTCGGCAACCGCCTCCTCGCGGTCGCTCTGGCCATCCTCGGCGTGTGCATCGCGCTCATGCTGTGGAAGCACCGGAAGAAGCGCCCGGACCTGTTCTGGCTCAACATCGGCCTGCTCGCCATCGTGCCCGTCCAGGCCGTCGTCGGCGGCATCACCGTGTGGACGAAGCTCAATCCCTGGGTCGTCGCCGGACACTTCGTCCCCTCGGCCGTCGCCGTCGGCGTGGCCGCATACTTCGTCCGCCGCACCTATGACACGGGGGTGCGCCTCGACACCCGTGCACCATCACCTCTTCCGACGCTCGGGTGGATCATCCTCGGACTCACCGCGATCGTCGTCATCTTCGGCGTGCTCACCACCGGTGCCGGACCCCACTCCGGATCGACGATGTCGACGCGGAACAACCTCGACAACATCTGGATCACCCGCGCCCACGGCTTCCCCGTCTGGCTGCTCGTCATCGCCACCGTCGTCGGCCTCGTCCTGGCGAAGCGGAAGGCGTACCCGGCAATGATCGCTCCGCTGGGCGTCCTCCTCGGCGTCGAGATCGTCCAGGGCATCATCGGCTATGTCCAGTACTTCCTCGGCGTTCCCGAAGTGCTCGTCGCCTTACACATGGTGGGGCTGTCCGCTACGATTGCGGCAAGCGTTGCCGTCCTGGACAGCGCATACCCGAGGAGCACCGATGCCCACTCCGATCGTTCCCTGTCTGTGGTTTCCTGA
- a CDS encoding VOC family protein, giving the protein MPTPIVPCLWFPDHAEEAMEFYCSIFPNSRIVSIERYPDESLDEHFAGMSGKVLSGRFVLDGTEFICLDGGPVFTFNEAISLTVECADQAEIDHYWTNLSASPDHEQCGWLKDRYGLSWQIVPANLAELMTGPAQTQALMKMKKIVIADLVAAG; this is encoded by the coding sequence ATGCCCACTCCGATCGTTCCCTGTCTGTGGTTTCCTGATCACGCCGAGGAGGCCATGGAGTTCTACTGCTCCATCTTCCCGAACTCGCGGATCGTCTCCATCGAACGCTATCCCGACGAATCCCTCGACGAGCATTTCGCCGGGATGAGCGGGAAGGTCCTCAGCGGCCGGTTCGTCCTCGACGGCACTGAGTTCATCTGTCTCGACGGCGGGCCGGTCTTCACGTTCAACGAGGCGATCTCACTGACCGTCGAATGCGCGGACCAAGCAGAGATCGATCACTATTGGACGAACCTTTCGGCCTCCCCCGACCATGAGCAGTGCGGGTGGCTCAAGGACAGGTACGGTCTCAGTTGGCAGATCGTGCCGGCGAACCTCGCAGAGCTGATGACCGGACCGGCGCAGACGCAGGCGCTGATGAAGATGAAGAAGATCGTCATCGCAGACCTCGTGGCCGCCGGCTGA
- a CDS encoding heme o synthase: MSKLRQNREEQSERPLQRAIDEQSLSTRPRSIIRAYIALTKPRVIELLLVTTAPVMFLAADGMPNIWLVINTLIGGAAAAASASVFNCYVDRDIDAKMERTKDRPLVTGEISPRAALIFAFVLGLGSIFWLGGFTNWVAAGLTACAILLYAVFYTLVLKRRTSQNIVWGGAAGCMPVLIGWSSVTGGIAWEPVLLFLVVFFWTPPHYWPLAIKYKADYDAAEVPMLPSKVPPTSVGRQMILYTWAMIACSLALIPIAPMGPVYTIVAVGAGAWFLWSCYSLVSRAKKGKDGTSLKAMKVFHGSITYLSLLFLAVAIDPFVDTLIPGLW, encoded by the coding sequence GTGAGCAAACTTCGTCAGAACCGGGAAGAGCAGAGTGAACGACCTCTGCAGAGGGCCATCGACGAGCAGAGCCTCTCCACCCGACCGCGATCGATCATCCGCGCCTATATCGCGCTGACCAAGCCGCGTGTCATCGAGCTGCTCCTCGTCACCACCGCGCCCGTGATGTTTCTCGCCGCTGACGGAATGCCGAACATCTGGCTGGTGATCAACACCCTCATCGGCGGAGCGGCCGCGGCCGCCTCTGCCTCGGTCTTCAACTGCTACGTGGATCGCGACATCGACGCGAAGATGGAGCGGACGAAGGACCGTCCGCTCGTCACCGGAGAGATCAGCCCACGCGCAGCGCTGATCTTCGCATTCGTCCTGGGCCTCGGTTCGATCTTCTGGCTCGGCGGCTTCACCAACTGGGTGGCCGCTGGACTGACCGCCTGCGCGATCCTGCTCTACGCAGTCTTCTACACCCTGGTCCTCAAGCGCCGCACCTCGCAGAACATCGTGTGGGGCGGCGCTGCAGGATGCATGCCGGTGCTCATCGGCTGGTCGTCGGTGACCGGCGGAATCGCCTGGGAGCCGGTGCTCCTGTTCCTCGTCGTCTTCTTCTGGACACCGCCGCACTACTGGCCGCTGGCGATCAAGTACAAGGCCGACTACGACGCCGCTGAAGTCCCGATGCTGCCGTCGAAGGTCCCGCCGACGTCCGTCGGCCGTCAGATGATCCTCTACACGTGGGCGATGATCGCCTGCTCGCTGGCTCTCATCCCCATCGCCCCGATGGGCCCGGTCTACACGATCGTCGCCGTCGGTGCCGGAGCATGGTTCCTGTGGTCGTGCTACTCCCTCGTCTCACGGGCGAAGAAGGGCAAGGACGGAACCTCGCTCAAGGCCATGAAGGTCTTCCACGGTTCGATCACCTATCTCTCTCTGCTGTTCCTCGCCGTGGCCATCGACCCCTTCGTCGACACGCTCATCCCCGGCCTCTGGTGA